The genomic interval TAAAGTGGGTGAGAGTACGGCAAGGGCAACGAAAACACAGGTTATACAACATGGACGAAAGACTCGTACTTCAAGGAGAGACGGGCGActcgcttttctccgtgtgctttcgcagagacagacgaccgTCGCATGAAAACAGCATCGGACTGGCATGCCTGTTAATTAGCTAAACGCCCCTCACAGACCTGCAAAAGACCTTTTACAGCGTCCTTCATTCCGTCAATCAGGTAAAACACGCTTTGAAATGTATTTTAGTTCTCCATCAAATCTATTTGGGAGAAGCACCCGCGCCTTCAGACATGAGCGTTCATGCCTTGTTACACGGGTAAGTCGTGACGCTCGCATACTGACACGCGTGTGCCTTTCATTGATGAGGAAAAGTTGATTGATGAAGCTATTCCCGCTGCAGGTTTTCTAAAAGACATGCTTCCACAGTTTTTATCTATTTTCGAGGTCTTTCACCATTCTGGACAAAATGACAAAATGCCGCGTGTGCACCGAAGCGAGCAAGAACACTTTTTTAACAAAGAGGCCGTCGCATTGACACACAAGACGCATGTGCAAGTGCGGCACTTCACGTCTTGGATACTGGAATTGCTACCAGTTACCACCTCCATCTTGGACCGGGTTTCTACCTGCGCTCAGAGTGTGTAACTTGATCGTTTGCGTGGCGTTTTCACGAATCAGGACAGCGCTGACATTCACAGCGACTCTCGCACATTCTGTCAGACGATCCGGCTGGAGGCATCTCCGTATCTTTCATCCGAGTGTAACTATTCACCATGTGCTCTGCGGCAACAAGCGCCTACCCAAGCTCACTGTGGCACTACTTTCAGTGGTTTTGCTTTTGCCGTTCATCGACGCATTCGGAAAGGCTTCGAGCGAAAGTTCACCTAAAAGCGTTTTTTGTGCAACTGCTACAAGTGGTAGCTGCAGAGGAGAGCCGAATCTTTAACGCCGGTAACAGCAAACAGCCATCTAATGCAGTTTTACACGTTTGAGGTGATGCTTACCGCTTCAAGTCCGAAGACCGGTGTCACAACGAGACTCGTCACACGAAATGGAAGCAAAGGACGCACAGCCCAGCTTTGTACAAACAATGCAATGCGATCACCTGTTACATTCGTTGTTGCTGAAATGACATAGACCAATTTCCGTGCAAAGGAAGAACCAAAGCTCAATGTCCTTCAGTAAAAGACAAATATGGCTAAACTAACACTCCTAGCGCTCTTTATGAAGTTCTCCTCAACAGGGACACAACCATACATGTGGAGATGCAGTTATTGGTGAGACTACACATGTTCAAACATGCGTGGAAACATGCAACACCGGGCACCTCGATTAGGCCAAGGCACTCCGCTTGCTGCATTCAGCATAGAACAAAGGCAGATCTAGCAACCATACAGTTGTAACTGCAGATGCATGTAGTCTCGGTAAAAATGAATAGTCTGTACAGACGAGTATGCCACCTAACGGGCATACACACAGGTAGAAACGAAAATTTATCGCAGTGGTAAGGCAACGGCGACCGGCTGAACTCCACCGACAACATTAGCAGCGCCCATGCCAGGCACTCCGAGAGCTGTTGCGGGCACTCCGCCTGCCAAAACAGGTCCTGAGGCGCCCATTATGGCCGAAGCACCACCTTGTGATGCCAGAAGGGGAGCAGCAGGGTAACCGCCATATCCTTGGGGGAACATAGCTTCTGTTCCTACTAATGGGTAGCCGTACCCAAAGAAGGGCCGGTAGTAGTAAGGGAACGTCACTGCAGCGCAGCACCCACAGTACAACCACAATCAATACGTTTTCCAGTTTGTGCCCGGCACAACACCGGATGGGCTCAAACGGAGCCCAACACATGAAACCGTGTTTATGggcagatgcagagaaaccgTGCTTCCAGACAATAAGGGATAAGATGAAAAATGACAGTCCCTAATTTTCTCAAGAGTATTACCGGTGAACAGCGCGTTATGCAACGCATTGCTTATTCGGAACAACGAGGCAAATCACTATTGTGATAAACTACGTGATGCCTTCGTCGATTGCCATTCTGGCTTCATGAATTCTGTAGTCCTCCAACACAAGGAGTAGTAATAGTTGCTTTCAGGGAGCAAGAGCCAGTACGCGAGCCCCTGACATGACGTAAGAAGATCGTCTGAGAGCACTGTGGCATGCTGCCACTAAtcacacatatacacactGTGCTTCCGGACTTGTTTCGATTCCACAACTCTGAGGGAGAAGTGTGACGGTAGTGAATCCGCTGCTACATTTCACCATACCTGACATGCCTCCGCATCCATATCGACAGTAAGCATCCATGAAGCTTGCGGGTGGTCCCAGAGGCTGCGGAGGCGGCCCATTAGGGAGCATGGCAGGAGCGAATCCTGTTTGCTTAGGCTTTCCGAAGATGCCTCCGGGTTTCTGCTCCAACCGCCTCACACCTAAGAACTGGAtcgttccttcctcttcgggGGGTATGTTTCGTCCTTCGTCCCTGTCTTGTGAAGGATTAACAACTTTGGTCATTGATTTCACAACATTTCCATCTGAGTTATATAATACGGCGCGTTCGCCTTCCACGACAAACGTGGACCCTCCAGCCAAGAAAATCGTCGTGGCCCCAACATTGTTCGTGCCAATTGAATTCAAGTCAGATCCAGAGCGAGAAATTCCGGTAACCTGCAGAATCATTTCCGTCATTTTCAGAGTAGAGTCATCTCCCCACCGAAGCGACAACGCTCCCATGTTTTGGACTGCAAAAAGTGGTATCGTGTTGATTTCCCAGATTGACACAAACGGGCGAGGGCCAGTTTCGAGGGGTGTGAAGGGTGATGAAGACACGGAGGAATGAACTTCACCTTCGTCCCTATAGCCTGTGGAATTCAGAATTTCTGACGAGCGTGTAGCATCTCCATTCCCTACGTAGCTGGCGTCATGGGCATTCGACCACTGGACGCCAAGGATTGGTGATTGATACGCGCCTGGCGGTAGGTAATGATACAGTGCAGAGGACGCACGCCTGGGCTAACAATGGAGTGATGCCTGCCACCAGCTCCCAACAAAGAGTGAAACTGTCCAACAGAGCGAGTCACTGGGCGAGCAAAACGTCTCTGTAACACTTTTGAGTAGCTACTAGTGGGCTCGGCAGCGAATGAGAAACCGCAAATCAAAACTCTGCTTTTCGGTTTCCATATGCAATCGCAAGAGCAAGCAATTATCCGAGACGAGAGACCAGAGTAGTCCTAGGCGCGGAACACACAGCAATGCAACAAATCGATAGTCCCACTGGTCTTGAAACTTCTGAAATACCTGACTCACAGCTCCAGATGACGAAAACGGtaaagcagcagaagcagatACTTGACAGAACGACGCAAGCCAGCATGGTAGTCAGCAGTCTATAGTTAGTTTGCTCCCCTTTTGCCTAAAAAACAACACAGCACAAGTTCATTGCGAAACGATACAACAAAGACCTACCGAGAGACCTGTGCGCACCGTAACTTCGAACAAAAGGAGGCGCTGAACTCACACGTATCAGTTCTGACAAAGTAAACTGCCTCAAATAGTCTTCAATTCTTCGTCAGGACTGTAAAGTGCAGCACATTAGTGTTGAGGCACCGTCCTACGTACGGTCAAAAGCGGCGGAACCCAACAGGGTTGCGTATACCTGaatttctgtctctctctcctggccAGCGAGAGCTTCCACAGGAAGATGTCCGGGGTGGGCGACGCCACAATCGGGCACATTGTGGGCTTCTGGGAGAAAGGTAAGCTTCATCGTGCCGTCGTGCGTCCTCTGATTCGGATCTTCCAGCTTCGTAACTCTTGGCACTCAAAGAAAAAATACAGATGAGACGATAGACGCACAGCTCAAAGTCTGTATGAAGCCAAGCGGTGAATTTTGACAATCTCTGCCGCGTCTACGTGGGAGTAGAAGCTCCTTCCAAATAATgttgaaaaacgaaagagaaatgcACTCACTGAGGGGAGACAACATAGCGTCTGTTTCGCAGCCGCCAATCGACACCACTCAGCAACGAGCAGCCTCAGCTCACGGGACGTTTGATGCACTGACCGTTTGTTTCGCTTGGTTCTTTTCTGACGCTGCCGTTTTCCCGATGACACATGAAGGGTCCAAGTGCCAGGTGCAGGAAGACTGAGTGATAGGCAAAAGAGGCGATTCTTATCGGTGCCAAAATCTCATCGTTTTCTCAGTTGGTTCTCAGCTCAACGGTCGGCAGCGTTCACCGCAGGTTCGCCGCGACCCATCCGGGCGCTTGTCGTATTGCCGCCTACCAGAAAGACGGCCTTCCATTCCCTCTAGCATGTGTTGTTGCGGCATTTTGCGCGTGTTTTCCTGAATCAGTCACCTGTCTCAGCTCTAATACAACTAGTTCCCGCATGCTACCGTTGGTGTGCACCTTCTTATCACAATCCAAACGCCACACGAACTGCTGCATATATTTTCCCAACGAATCAACAAACTCCGCCTCAAGTGACCGACGTCACAATCCCAGGGGC from Toxoplasma gondii ME49 chromosome VIIa, whole genome shotgun sequence carries:
- a CDS encoding hypothetical protein (encoded by transcript TGME49_282020~Predicted trans-membrane domain (TMHMM2.0):52-75), encoding MKLTFLPEAHNVPDCGVAHPGHLPVEALAGQERETEIQAKGEQTNYRLLTTMLACVVLSSICFCCFTVFVIWSCAYQSPILGVQWSNAHDASYVGNGDATRSSEILNSTGYRDEGEVHSSVSSSPFTPLETGPRPFVSIWEINTIPLFAVQNMGALSLRWGDDSTLKMTEMILQVTGISRSGSDLNSIGTNNVGATTIFLAGGSTFVVEGERAVLYNSDGNVVKSMTKVVNPSQDRDEGRNIPPEEEGTIQFLGVRRLEQKPGGIFGKPKQTGFAPAMLPNGPPPQPLGPPASFMDAYCRYGCGGMSVTFPYYYRPFFGYGYPLVGTEAMFPQGYGGYPAAPLLASQGGASAIMGASGPVLAGGVPATALGVPGMGAANVVGGVQPVAVALPLR